One window of the Granulicella arctica genome contains the following:
- a CDS encoding nuclear transport factor 2 family protein — protein MEEQWRRALIADDVAAADDLLAEDYVGISMTGQANTKSQQLDRIRNRRLVITSMNLSDSKVKLVGPVAIVTCLTQIEGTNEGTSMRGTYRYTRIYQKLPSGVWKTTSFEATRVPESR, from the coding sequence TTGGAAGAGCAATGGCGCAGGGCGCTTATCGCCGATGACGTGGCAGCGGCTGACGACTTGTTGGCTGAAGATTACGTTGGCATCTCCATGACAGGCCAGGCAAATACCAAATCCCAACAGCTCGACCGCATCCGTAACCGACGCCTGGTCATTACCAGCATGAACCTGAGTGACAGCAAGGTGAAGCTCGTGGGTCCGGTCGCTATCGTCACCTGTCTTACCCAGATCGAAGGCACGAATGAGGGCACCTCTATGAGGGGTACGTATCGATATACACGCATCTACCAGAAGCTGCCCTCCGGCGTCTGGAAGACAACAAGCTTTGAGGCAACCCGAGTTCCGGAGTCGCGCTGA
- a CDS encoding putative quinol monooxygenase: protein MMVSFTVRLRFEQEHLEQVREQLTSLTLASREEPGCVTYVAHFVEGEPTTVLIYEQYNDEAALEHHRGTPHFHRYAIGGFYQLMKDRVMESLTAIC from the coding sequence ATGATGGTTAGTTTTACGGTACGGCTGCGGTTTGAACAGGAACACTTGGAACAGGTACGGGAGCAGTTGACCAGCCTTACCCTTGCATCGCGGGAAGAGCCAGGCTGCGTGACCTATGTCGCTCACTTTGTTGAGGGTGAACCTACGACAGTGCTGATCTACGAGCAATACAACGATGAGGCAGCCCTCGAACATCATCGAGGAACACCACACTTCCATCGGTATGCGATTGGCGGCTTCTATCAGTTGATGAAGGACCGGGTTATGGAAAGTCTTACCGCCATCTGCTAA
- a CDS encoding HIT family protein, with product MDRLWTPWRYSYVSRTEPDGRRGVPAALSAWPAEYDKHCVFCNLRAAADYAIEQGMPASDADHAALIVHRATYCFICLNAFPYATGHVLIVPHRHLDSLTLLDPDALTEIMRLAQRTEAVLRAAYRPDGLNLGLNLGEAAGAGVADHLHLHALPRWRGDTNFMTVTAETRVLPETLDLTWEKLRNAFAAEATWYPRSSSM from the coding sequence GGACCGACTCTGGACGCCGTGGCGCTACAGCTATGTAAGTCGCACGGAACCCGACGGTCGCAGGGGGGTTCCAGCCGCGCTTAGCGCCTGGCCTGCAGAATATGACAAGCACTGCGTCTTTTGTAACTTGAGAGCAGCCGCCGATTACGCCATTGAACAGGGAATGCCGGCGAGTGACGCCGATCACGCGGCGCTCATAGTTCATCGTGCCACCTACTGCTTTATCTGTCTCAATGCCTTCCCATACGCAACCGGCCACGTTTTGATCGTCCCGCATCGGCACCTTGATTCCTTGACACTTCTGGACCCAGACGCTCTTACAGAGATTATGCGACTGGCTCAGAGGACAGAGGCCGTACTGCGGGCGGCGTATCGTCCGGACGGCCTGAATCTCGGACTCAATCTGGGTGAAGCAGCTGGCGCTGGTGTAGCCGATCACCTTCACCTTCACGCGCTACCCCGGTGGAGAGGTGACACCAACTTTATGACCGTTACCGCCGAAACCCGCGTTCTCCCCGAAACGCTCGATCTCACTTGGGAAAAGCTTCGAAATGCCTTCGCTGCAGAAGCAACTTGGTACCCCAGATCTTCATCCATGTAG
- a CDS encoding adenylosuccinate synthase: MSQRKSAVILGAQWGDEGKGKIVDVLSEKFDMVARYAGGHNAGHTVIIEGKKFVLQLIPCGVLRPGCKGVIGNGVVLDPMAFLSEVKKLKDVGLPIDGQLFISNRAQVILPYHRMIELAAENAPGRTKIGTTSRGIGPAYEDKMHRSGLRVVDLLNSALLRTHIQNACFEKNTIAHALFGTEPLDPKSMYEEYARAAEQIAPFVTDTAVMLNKAIDDGQKVMFEGAQGALLDIDHGTYPFVTSSSATAGGAVTGTGVGPTRIGTVIGVTKAYVTRVGEGPFPTEIHDDSADLLRARGQEYGAVTGRPRRCGWLDLPLLRYSNMINGTEWLVVTKMDVMDECVDIPVCTGYKINGQLTDVIPADMRGYESIVPVYTTLKGWNCSTEGITEFEKLPQLAQDYLKFLEKESGAKIGMVSTGPDRAQTMTLPAFAEALKA; this comes from the coding sequence GTGAGTCAACGCAAATCAGCGGTCATTCTGGGCGCCCAATGGGGCGATGAGGGTAAAGGCAAGATTGTCGATGTGCTGTCGGAGAAGTTCGACATGGTGGCCCGATATGCCGGCGGCCACAACGCGGGACACACCGTCATTATCGAAGGCAAGAAATTCGTACTCCAGTTGATTCCATGCGGCGTGCTGCGGCCGGGCTGCAAAGGCGTCATCGGCAACGGTGTCGTGCTCGATCCGATGGCATTTCTGAGCGAGGTAAAGAAGCTGAAGGATGTGGGTTTGCCGATCGATGGTCAGCTCTTTATCTCGAACCGGGCGCAGGTGATCCTGCCATACCATCGAATGATTGAGCTAGCGGCTGAGAATGCGCCGGGGCGGACGAAAATTGGCACGACCAGCCGGGGCATTGGGCCGGCGTACGAAGACAAAATGCACCGCAGTGGCCTGCGCGTGGTGGATCTGCTGAATTCGGCTCTGCTGCGAACGCACATCCAGAACGCCTGTTTTGAGAAAAATACGATTGCCCATGCATTATTTGGGACGGAGCCGCTTGATCCGAAGAGCATGTATGAGGAGTATGCACGAGCGGCTGAGCAGATTGCTCCATTCGTGACAGATACGGCTGTGATGTTGAACAAGGCTATCGATGATGGGCAAAAGGTAATGTTCGAGGGCGCACAGGGAGCACTGCTCGATATCGACCATGGTACGTACCCGTTTGTGACCTCGTCCTCGGCTACGGCCGGCGGAGCGGTGACCGGTACGGGTGTCGGACCAACGCGGATCGGCACGGTCATAGGAGTGACAAAAGCCTATGTGACACGAGTGGGTGAGGGCCCATTCCCTACCGAGATCCATGATGATTCTGCAGATCTGCTCCGGGCGCGTGGCCAGGAGTACGGTGCGGTCACTGGTCGTCCCCGGCGTTGTGGCTGGTTGGACCTTCCACTCCTGCGGTACAGCAACATGATCAATGGAACAGAGTGGCTGGTCGTAACCAAGATGGACGTGATGGACGAGTGTGTCGACATTCCAGTCTGTACGGGATACAAGATCAACGGACAATTGACAGATGTAATCCCGGCGGACATGCGCGGCTACGAGTCAATTGTGCCTGTCTACACCACGCTCAAAGGGTGGAACTGCTCAACCGAGGGAATCACGGAGTTTGAAAAGCTGCCGCAGCTTGCGCAGGACTACCTGAAGTTTCTTGAAAAGGAGTCAGGCGCAAAAATCGGCATGGTATCAACGGGACCTGATCGGGCACAAACGATGACGCTGCCGGCTTTTGCAGAAGCACTCAAGGCTTAG
- a CDS encoding threonine ammonia-lyase: protein MNQTQDNRSISLADVLTARERLRSSIYYSPCPHSQMLSALTGQQIYLKLENLQMTGSFKERGALNRIALLTPQEASRGVVAASAGNHAQGVAYHATARGIRAIIVMPLPTPLVKVTATRNFGAEVILHGANYDEACEEATRICTEQNMTFIHPFDDPAVMAGQGTIGLELLEQIPQLEAVVVPIGGGGLIGGIACAIKELRPEVRIIGVQTSRLPSMVMAIEQRHPVTIDPATTIADGIAVRRAGDVTFPMVQQYVDEIVTVDEDEIASSILMLLEREKTLAEGAGATALAALLQHKTSLKGAHTAVLVCGGNIDVTLLSRIIERGLVQDGRLIMLRIHLLDKPGALSDLTRLIASHRANIVNTLYNRAYYGVNLGDTVIDITMETRGREQVAELLAALTAEGYKHSRVL from the coding sequence GTGAATCAGACCCAGGACAATCGCAGCATTAGCCTTGCCGACGTACTAACCGCGCGTGAGCGGCTACGTTCTTCCATCTACTACTCGCCCTGCCCTCATTCGCAGATGCTCTCCGCTCTCACCGGCCAGCAGATCTACCTGAAGCTTGAAAACCTACAGATGACAGGTAGCTTCAAAGAGAGAGGTGCCCTTAACCGTATTGCCTTGCTGACGCCGCAGGAAGCATCGCGGGGGGTTGTGGCCGCAAGTGCCGGTAACCATGCCCAGGGGGTCGCCTACCATGCGACCGCAAGGGGTATTCGAGCGATCATTGTCATGCCCTTGCCAACGCCCTTGGTGAAGGTTACCGCCACGCGAAACTTCGGTGCTGAAGTGATCCTTCACGGTGCCAACTACGACGAAGCCTGCGAAGAGGCAACCCGCATCTGCACCGAGCAGAACATGACCTTCATCCATCCATTCGACGATCCCGCCGTTATGGCCGGTCAGGGCACAATCGGCCTGGAGCTATTGGAGCAGATTCCGCAACTGGAAGCCGTCGTCGTTCCCATCGGCGGTGGAGGCTTGATCGGTGGCATCGCTTGCGCCATCAAGGAGTTGCGACCGGAGGTCCGCATCATCGGCGTGCAGACATCCCGCCTCCCATCGATGGTCATGGCAATCGAGCAGCGTCATCCTGTGACGATCGATCCAGCAACCACAATTGCGGATGGCATCGCTGTTCGCCGCGCCGGAGATGTCACGTTTCCTATGGTGCAGCAGTATGTCGACGAGATCGTCACGGTCGACGAAGACGAGATCGCCTCCTCGATCCTCATGCTGCTCGAACGCGAGAAGACTCTCGCCGAAGGTGCGGGAGCCACCGCGCTGGCCGCCCTACTCCAGCACAAGACCAGCCTCAAGGGCGCTCACACCGCTGTTCTCGTCTGCGGCGGCAACATTGACGTCACCCTGCTCTCGCGCATTATCGAGCGCGGCCTCGTACAGGATGGGCGCTTAATCATGCTGCGCATCCATCTCCTCGACAAGCCCGGGGCCTTATCGGACTTGACCCGTCTGATCGCCAGCCATCGAGCGAACATCGTCAATACTTTGTATAACCGCGCCTACTACGGCGTAAACCTGGGCGACACCGTCATTGATATCACCATGGAAACCCGTGGCCGCGAGCAGGTAGCCGAACTCCTCGCAGCTCTCACCGCCGAAGGGTATAAACACAGCCGCGTTCTCTAG